A region of the Oncorhynchus nerka isolate Pitt River linkage group LG9a, Oner_Uvic_2.0, whole genome shotgun sequence genome:
CCCCGGTGTCGTCGCCGTCCCTCCTTCACTGCTTCTGCCTGCTTCCATTGCAGGCTTTTGTCTCCTGCCATTATTTCGTCCCaagtccaggatgtcctccactcctggcttttaaattattattatttttttaaatttcacctttatttaaccaggtaggctagttgagaacaagttctcatttgcaactgcgacctggccaagataaagcatagcagtgtgaacagacaacacagagttacacatggagtaaacaattaacaagtcaataacacagtagaaaaaaaggggggagtctatatacaatgtgtgcaaaaggcatgaggtaggcgaataattacaattttgcagattaacactggagtgataaatgatcagatggtcatgtacaggtagagatattggtgtgcaaaagagcagaaaagtaaataaataaaaacagtatggggatgaggtaggtgaaaatgggtgggctatttaccaatagactatgtacagctgcagcgatcggttagctgctcagatagctgatgtttgaagttggtgagggagataaaagtctccaacttcagcgatttttgcagttcgttccagtcacaggcagcagcgTACTGGAATGAAATAGAgaataaaggatctctaaggtcagggcgtgacaatacaaTTGCGCATTAGTTGACGCATGCTCAGTATGGGTGAGCCTAGTATGTTGATATTTGTTGCTTACTGCATACATTTTTACTAAACTGTATgttctaaatagtatgtagtatgattagtacacagtataatATGTACACAAAAAAATGCAACATATTAAAAGTCCATGTAGCTTAaatatctgtcacgccctggtcgaagtattttgtgtttatctttatttatttggtcaggccagggtgtggcatgggtttttgtatgtggtgtgtaattatgggggattgtagctagtggggtgttctagaataagtctatggctgtctgaagtggttctcaatcagaggcaggtgtttatcgttgtctctgattgggaaccatatttaggcagccatattctttggttgtattgtgggtgattgtccttagtgtccttgttcctgtctaggttaggttacaccagtataggctgtttcggttttctttacgtttattggtttttgtagtaattgtatttagattcgtgttacgtttgtttattaaaacatggatcgtaatatacacgctgcattttggtccgactctccttcatcaTATGAAAACCGTGACAATATCCAAGTTGGCTGGACTTCAAATTGGGAAATTGTTGAGCTCACATAGAATTAAGCAAATCATTTTTGCTCAATTTGAGTTGAATTTGAAAAACAATCTTGAGTAAACTGAAGTTTGTCTTTGCAATTACAAACAGCTTAGTTAGCTCTCTTGTGTGATTAAGTTTGATGATGAGACCCGCAACGTAAAATACTGTGATGGCTTTAAATACATTTGTCTCATTAACATATTACCCAGTGTGCCTTTCTGCAAGTTGTATTTCACTTTATTTTAGACAATTTACTTGTCAGGGCCAGTTTTTCCCCGGTCATGTCATTTTATTAATGGGATTCCAGtagttaaatacatgtaattacAGTTTATTTTCCCCAATGTTACTTTCCCGTATGAAATTAGACACACAACATAATTGTTTTTTAACcctttactgcagtgggctaaatcagggtcacacagtgtttcttggtcatcttaaacaaatctactttgacgcaaaagtatacacctcatacacatggttattaaaAATAAGtatacctgtaccatgtcagatatagagttgaaatgcatTCAATATTGTATTCATCCCAATATTGCACCTTTATATACAGCACAGAAGAATGAAGTACAGTGGCAAGaagaagtatgtgaaccctttggcgttacctggatttctgcataaattgatcatcaaatttgatttgatcttgatctaagtcacaacaatagacaaacatagtgtgcttaataaactaataacacacaaatgattgtatttttcttgtctatattgaatacatcctttgaacattcacagtgtatgttgggaaaagtatgtgaactccaaggctaatgacttctccaaaagtgaattggagtcaggagtcagctaacctggagtccagtcAATGAGaccagattggagatgttggatggagctgccttgccctattaAAAACGCTTCACCAAATTGgcggacagatgaaactacagttgagttgtttggaaggaacacacaacactatgtgtggagagaaAAAGGCAccgcacaccaacatcaaaacctcatcccaactgtaaagtatggtggaggaagCATCATTGTTtggggaaaaatgaattcccaaatttatcaagacattttgcaattgaagctcaacagaagttgggtgatgcagcaggacaacgacccaaaacacagaagtaaatcaacaacagattggcttcaacagaagaaaatacgccttctggagtggcccagtcagtcctgacctcaacccgattgagatgctgtggcatgacctcgagagcagttcacaccagacatcccaagaatattgctgaactgaaacagttttgtaaagaggaatgttcCAAAATTCCTcatgaccgttgtgcaggtctgatccgcaactacagaaaacatttggttgaggttattgctgccaaaggagggtcaaccagttattaaatccaagggttcacatactttccccaccctgcactgtgaatgtttacgcagtgtgttcaataaagacaggAAAACGTATAATATTTTgcatgttattagtttaagcaaactgtgtttgtctattgatgtgacctagatgaagatcagatcaaattgtatgaccaatttatgcagaaatccaggtatttccaaagggttcacataccttttcttgccactgtattaaCCATTGATTAATGTTGATTAATTATGAAACGatgaaaatatgaataacattccacccatgaggccactaggtcatttgactgcaggaaaaggGCTACATTACAACTTTGACTTCAAAGTCATCAATTCATACAGTGTCATAAACCTTGGGTGTTGTCATGAAAACCACATGAAATACAAACACATAGCGATCCAGGACAAATCTGAAAGGCTCCCTCTCCTCGAAATGGGGAAATCATTCAATTTGTTCTGTAGTAAGTTCCACTAGGATGGGTGAGCTGAACTAAGCTGGAAGAGGCCAGTCATGAAAGGTTACTGTGTCAACTCCAAACTCAAAAGGTTGTTTTTCAAGAGAGAACATTGTGGACTCATGATTCCCATGGCTGCTCGTGCTGCACACTGACATAGATGCAGGAATACTCATTCtctctcacgcacgcacgcacacacacacgcacgcacgcacgcacacacacacacacacacacacacacacacacacacacacacacacacacacaccctctctcttccatcaGCAGTAGGGGCTGGGACCCCTGGACGGTCCATTTTGCAGTGATTTAGTGCCTGTGACATCGGCCCGGCTCACTCTTCAATAGCACTAAAAGGTTCATTCTGTCTAATGGGGTTCCTCTGCGACGCATGCAGGGAAATGcccccccccactctcctcctcttacacacgctcactctctctctctctctctctctctctcacacacacacacacacacacacacacacacacacacacacacactgtgtataccaaacattaggaacgccTTCCTAATATGTAGttgcacccccctccccctttttgccctcagaacagcctcaatttgttggggcatggactccacaaggtgtcgaaagcgttccacagggatgctggcccatgttgactccaatgcttcccacagttgtgtaaagttggctagatgtccttttggtggtggaccattcttgatacaaacgGGAAACTTTTAAGCGTGaaccccagcagcattgcaggtcttgacacaaactggtgcgcttggcacctactaccatatcccgttcaaaggcacttaaatattttgtctagcccattcaccctctgaatggcacacatacacaatccatttctcaattgtctcaaaccttaaaatccttatttaacctgtctcctacctttcatctacactgattgaagtggatttaacaagtgacatcaataaggattcATAGATTTTACCcggatttacctggtcagtctatctcacggaaagagcaggtgtccttaatgttttctttactcagtgtacacacacacacacgctcatatGCACGTACGCATACACACTTGATGATGCTTTGCCCACTAATGAAAAGGAAGGGGAATTAGACGACGCCAACTGACAAACAGTTTTGTAATTGCTTTTGGTAAACAACTCTCGTTGTCATCACTGATTCTGCATTGATTCCCCGTTGTCCACTTAATTTGTCCACTGTAGAGGGATAATCAGGGATTTATCCATATTCAAGAGGGACTGGGGCAGAGATAATCATCATAAAGCATTAGCCATGTTATCATAATTCATACCAATGTTGTCTTTTGGCATGAGGGGTATAACATGTTACTTTAATAAAGCATATAGGAACCCTCTATAAACACTTCATAAGGGTACCTTCATTTAAAGTGTTACTGTGGATCATTTAGAAAGACTCGTGTTCATACACTTAACTGAGATGACATTAAAACCACTTATCAGATGATTCAAATCTAAAATCTTGGTTCTTATGACGTAAAATCCCATCATTCTGAGGAGTTGAAGCCGTTGCAGTGATTTGTATTCATGATGGGAAATAAATCCTCTTTTGTGCAACCACTCATATCATTGTGAACTTAGTTGAGTAGAACAATTTGAGTTTCAGGCTGAGACGGCGGAGTTGACTGGTGAGTAGCACCAACCCAGGAGTGGATGGGACTGCAGTATACCGTCGTTCCCAGTAGATGGCCCTGCCTACAAGTACTTTGCTGTGGGCTTATCGATTTGGCATTTGAAAAATAGCATGCATGTAACATTTTTGGAATCCTATAAAATATTTATTGCTGGGGATGGTTTCTGTGGCCATTCATTAGATTAGCTCCGGTTTAATGAATGACCTCAATGCAGATGTGGATATCAAATGGTCCAAATGACAGTGGATTTTGTGAATGGAGCACTTAGTGACAAAAGAATGACGTCATTGCAAAGCCATATCCCTTATTAGTGTGCCAGAAGTAAGGGCCATCGTCCCATTGGCTCGCAGGTGCATCTCATCGACGGGATTGGCCGACAGGAGATAATTAAACACCTACACAGTCAATGCACATATCTAAGTGGTGGATATATAGGCTTGTGCATCGGCACTGCATGCAACACAACCAAGAGTTGGTCTTCAAGTTGAGAGAAGTCAACTTAGGCGTTTCATATAaagctatatatatttttttgcccgTTGATTAACACGAAAGGTAAGTGGATACTTTAAAGCAGATTCACATGGTGGACGGACTGGTTTTGGATGGAAGGTTGACTTAATGGGTTGCGTCTTGGTGCTCCATTGTAACTCGTCAGATATGGAGAGTGTTGACCTGAGTTTTGGTGCAGTGTGATGTGATGGTGACGTTAACGGGATTGAAGTGTGGCCGTAGGGGTCACAACTCTCCTTCAGTGAGGGTCCGGTCTGCTCTGTGGTGGAGGCAGAACAgaaaagagggaaagaaagatggagagagcgagaaagatatAGAGAAAATGTGCGTAAGCGCGAGTGAAAGACCAAATagtgagttagagagagaaaaagacagaaagaAACTGTGAGTAAGctagaaacagagcgagagagagagggatgggtgagTGGAGGCTGGAGGCtctctgagaggagagatggaatgcctgtgtgtgagagagtggtagCAGCTCATTACACTAATGCActggtcacccccccccccaccctcggGAGTTGGCACGCTGGATGGAGCCACTCTCCCCTCACAGCGGCTAGCTAATGCTACGTCCCATCAGTTCGCACTGAGCAACAGGCTTGGACCCCGTTCATGCCTAGACATGCCAAGGCTCAACTCAGAGaatgtcctgtcctgtactggGCATGGCGAGACGGAGGGATAGTTCGCTCCATGGAGAAGAGTGCAGGACTATCACGTGGATCAGTTTCCTTTTGGCTGTTTGGATGGAGGGTGTCATGGAGCGATAGAAGCATGGATGTGTAGCTTGAGAGATCAGTGGTACTGAGCTGAACTAGCACGGTAGAGCGGCGTCTGCCGTCTCAATACAGAGTTAGAAAGATCCATCAATGTAGTAGCTCACTTCACATTTAACGAAGGAATCCTTTAAAAACTATTTGTGTTACATTAGCCGTACAATGCTTAATCTCATTCTGGTAAATGTACACTGATCGTTATTGTGATGGCGACCTGCTTCTCTCTTGTTAAATGTAGATGTTAATGTAATTGTATCAAGTCTGTGGAGCTCATGGGACTGTCTCTTTGCTGTAGGGAACCATGGTTATGTTGAAGATTTCTGCTTTCCTTGTTGCTTATGCCCTGGTCATTTGCCAGATGTACAGCTCACAAGCAGCCCCCTccaggtgagacagacagacttgcTGACAGACAGACGGAAATTACGAAATTACACTCaacgcgcgcacacacgcacacacacacacacacacacacacacacacacacacacacacacacacacacacacacacacacacacacaccacccttgTTTAATATGACATGAGAATATGGATTGGAAGTACTACCAAATATACATTTATTATTTAATAATGAACATTTTGAGTGACATTTTGGGGgaaattcatattttttttctGTGATAAAAGgaatatataatacatatatttTCTTCTGTGAATTTAGACTACAGATTTTTTTTGTAATTTAGTCTACTGTTACAAATACATTAATTCATGTTCCTTAATCCAATATCACAGAAGGGCACTCCAGTTAAGTGTAAAAGGGctgtaataaaaaaaaacacaataaaaAATAACAAGTAATTTAATTTAGAAGAGAAACATTTGATATATAAAAACATCCAAGCCACTCCCCGTTCTCATGAAGCCATTGATTTTGTCATAAATCTGAATTTGGTCACTAGTCGGCCCTTTTAATGTTTTCAATGTTGGCTAGGGTCCCTTCCAGTCTCACGTCATACCTTTTAGACTTAGTGACGCTCCGTGcatgttattattttttatttttttactgcgGGTGATAACTTTAGTTTGTTTTTATGCGGATCTCTGTGCTTCACCCACCCTCTTCCTTGCTCCACTAGACCGGGCATAGAGTCCATGACAGACCGAGTCACCCTTACGGACTACGAGGCAAGGAGGTTACTCAACGCCATAGTCAAGGAGTTTGTGCAGATGACAGCGGAAGAGCTGGAGCAGCAAGAGAATGAAGGCAACGAAGGCAATAGGTACAGACAACTGCTTCTTCTTCCTTTCTGCATTCTTAACAATACCTGAGTTTGCCTCCTAGCTCAGGGCTACTACCAATTAAGGTATTGATGATGAATTAAACGTGATGGTCAGTATTTTACGGTAAGAGCTACTTTCACACGGAGTGGAAGTGCGCCAACCGTCCATTGACCAAACGCTTTAAGCTAAGAATGAACTCGCACAATTGTAACCACAATTTTGTTACCTGTCTGGAGATATGTCTTTTAGCCACCTTAGCAGTGTGTCCTGCTGGAGTTTATTGTAAGCCATACAGAGAGGTATGTGCTCAGAGAAATTGGTTCTCTCCATTTTAAGGAGGGATATCCAACCCAATCCCCCCCAACAATATCTCTATCTTAACCCTCCCGCATGGATGAGTttgatttattcatttatttgaaTGGACGAACGTTAACAGCCTGTTTGCCTGCTGAAGATATTATATTAGCTGGGGAATGCTTAACCTTGATGGATAACTGCATGCTCTCAGTAAATTGAGGCAGAAAGTGTCGCATGACAGCGGGAAGCTATACCCGTTCTGTTCTGCTTGGGTTGATATGAGAGGGTGGGTGTGACGACGTCAATGGAGTTGGGGCATGGGGGTTTGATATGTCAAAGTTCTTCCAGTGATTGGAAGGGAAGCATGATGTTTTGGAAATGTTCATTTCTTGCCTATGACAGCATGTCTGACAATGCATTTTGTAGGGGAAATGCATGAAGGAAAGGGGATGATACAGTACTAACATGagcgagagagcgatagagagagtgtgtgtgcgggagagagagaaatctgCATGTGTCCTGCTACTATGAGCCTGTTTTCTGCATGTTTATCTCTCCCCTCTGACAGCATGGAAAGGCCCATTACCAAGCGCTGCTCTAACCTCAGCACCTGCGTGCTGGGCAAACTGTCCCAGGACCTGCACAAATTACAAACGTTTCCCCGCACGGACGTGGGCGCGGGCACGCCTGGCAAGAAACGCAGCGCGCCCGAGAGCGAACGCTATGCAAGCTACGGGAAGACATTTGACAGCATCTAACCCTCCGCCctcctcctattccctctcttttcatgataacgtcctcctggtttttgttTGACAAGTCTCAGTTGCATGTGGATTTTTCCTGCTTGATTGACCTAAGAGCGAATCTCCCATTGCAACCCCCACTTCTTCATTTTTTGTATTCTTTTGACAATTCCTTTCCGTTTTCGGCAAAGAATGACATGTTGCATCTGTTCAGACAATCAACTCTTCTAAATTGCAATTATTCAAAAAAATGAATCAACATATATCGACTTTTTTTTCCAGTGTGTATATTCATATCATTTGATTGCATTTCAAATTCCCGATAACCCAAATTCCTAAGAGATAACCTAAGTAATATTCAACCAGAATAAATAGTTTCTTCATGCCTCACCATGTTTCTTGTTCAATAAACCTATTTTTCTACCAGGAAGGCTTTTACTTTTTATTCTTAAGAAATAGAATATTAGTCATTAAACAATTTGTTTTATGGACCTAGCTTTGGCTCTTCCAACAGCGGCATTTAATATTTTTTCATTGCAGGATAGAGTAAATCATAGTTATTATAGCATTTCCATTACCCTTGAACTATCTCTAGAACCTTCACCAAGTCTCAAGGTAAGAATTATGATCGACTGAACCATTCTAATGATCTAACAGTTTCAGAGACTATATTAATCCACGGTCTACTTGTATGTGTTTAGTTGTAATTGTTCTACTCCTGTTAATGACAATGACACTTTCGTTTTAATGGAGGTGTCGTAAAGCAGATGTTTTAATTACATTGAACCGTATTGCTTGATTAGATAAggaaatagtgtgtgtgtgtttgataggCTGTGTGTTTCGGCGTGTGCCTGAGTATGTGTACATTTGTAAGTGTCTGGCATGAGTGCGAACACAAATGATTTTGTGcatctgtgtactgtatgtgtatgaggTACTGTTAACCCTGTCTCCATTCCTGAAGCAGCGTTACAGCACAGAAGCGAGCCTGCAACACGGCCACCTGCGTGACTCATCGCCTGGCAGACTTCCTGAGCCGGTCGGGGGGCATGGGCAACAGTAACTTTGTCCCCACCAATGTGGGCTCCAAGGCTTTCGGCCGGCGGAGGAGAAACACCCAGATGTGAACATTCCGACAACCTTCAGGGATACGGTGAATACTCCTCCTCCTCGTATCTGTCCTTTCGGTCTCTGTTCTTTCAGCTATCTCTTATTTAAATTCTGTAGCTTTTTAATTCGTTAAATGCCTGACCTCACCATAGGCAAATAGTTTACTTGACTAAATTAAGAtagcatttaaaaaataaaaaaagattatACATTGAGAATTGATTTCCTGTGTTAATGAAAAATAATTGCTGGGTCTTATTTTTTGTTCAGAGGTGTACGATGTGTGACAGACAGAAGGCGCTGGGCTCTAAGTTGTTGACTTGtccgttctctcttcctctctcccttccctttcaGAGGTTGATCCTTCTTAACGCGATGACATCAGAACATATCTGGGGGggaaacaacaaaacaaacaaagaGAAAAAACACACTGGCCCCTTCATCCACTCCACCACATCCACAGAAATAAACCCCTTCCGATATTAGGACTCCTCCTCTCAATACCATAATGTTATGAAACTTTAATTTAGCTTTTGGCAAaccagagaaaaaaaagggggagaaTGACAGCAACCTCCATTATGTACATTGACAGCTGAATCCCCAAATCCCAAAGAAAATTTCCAGATtccttttttttttattacatgAAATTCATTTAAAATGAATTGGAAAAAAGCACCAGTGCTTATTTATTATGATTTATTCTGTCTATAGAGCACATTTGTACCATGTGAGCCATTCTCCCCGTCACTCATCCCTCACTGTCCCCACCGGCACCTGTTTGCTGTGCCGTGCCCTGCAGGGATCGACATTAAAGATCAGCCTTCCCTAGGCTCCCTCACAACGGCTGTGTCTTGTGCCTTGATGTAAAACACTTTACATCACATGACTGTATAGTATGTATCAAGATTATAAGAAGACCATGAAGAGAAAGACACCGGAAAAAAATATATTCAAGAGATTAATATTGTAACAATTGTGAATTTCAGCaagattaaaatgtattttagataCATTCGGGTTTGGGGTACTTGTGTTGTTCTTCAAGGTTTAACGAAGTATTTAGGCGAAGAGAGAAACGTTGTGTTGTTGatcttttttttcacctttactGTACATGCGATGAGTAGCTTTCAGACCATGCCGATTTCTCCTGAACTCTCATGGACTCTCCTGAACTCGTGAATGCattggtctcactgtgtgacaCACGTTGGGAATTCGACAGCACAGAAATCTGTCCAAACTAGTTCAGTCCAAACCACTCACACTGTtttaaacatactgtacacaacttATGCAAATGGTCCTGTGACACATCCATTTCCATACAAAAGACAAACCTTTCATAGTAAATCCCAAAAATGGAAACCAATAATACTAGGTTGAAGATAACATGAACACATTCATATGAGTTTGAATAAGAAAATACAACTATAAAATAAGAGACAATTAGAAATGAATTGCTCAATAAAATCAGCAAAACCTTAAGCCAGTGTTCACTTGGTCTTGCTCAGTTTTTGAAAATGTGTTGCATTGTCTCCGTCAGACAATTCAAGTGTAAATTGTATGATAAATTGTTTTATCTTAAGAGGCACAACCCTCCTCCAACCAGCTGTTTCTCTGAGTCAATGAAGGCTTATAAGGAATCTATTACATTTCCATATTTCCATGATATCTATTTTTACATTTACCGCTTACTGGGCACACCACTTCATTTCAACATGGATATATTTGGTTGAGAAGTTGATCAAAAgttagtgataacacattggaaattcaactATGTTTTCAAcaatctaaaagcacaaccaaattccaatggaaaaacaatgtctgaTTTTTGATTTAGTTGTCACACATGTCTTGGGCTGTGCTTTGTTAATaccctggatgggagacaagGGTAGCTGTAGATcaattctccagtaggaggtgctgcccagcatatttaaaaaaaatagtggATATAAAATTGAAGATCTGGCGTTTTTTTAAAGGTACAAATtgaacatacactaccggtcaaaagttttagaacacctactcattcaagggttagtctttatttggactattttctacattgtagaataatagtgaagacatcaaaactaagaaataacacacatggaatcatgtagtaaccaaaaaagtgttaaacaaatcaaaatatattttacatttgagattcttcaaatagccacagtcTTGTACAGTCTtgacattctcttaaccagcttcacctggaatgctattCCAACACTCTTTAAGGaggtcccacatatgctgagcacttgttggctgcttttccttcactccgcagtctgactcatcccaaaccatctcaattgggttgaggttgggggattagggaggccaggtcatctgatgcagcactccatcactctcctttttggtaaaatagcccttacacagtctggaggtgttttgggtcattgtcctgttgaaaaaacaaatgatagtcccactaagcctagaccagatgggatggcgtattgctgcagaatgctgtggtagctgtgctggttaagtgtgccttgaattctaaataaatcactgacagtgtcagcagcaaagcacccccacaccatcacacctcctcctccatgcttaatggtgggaaatacacatgcggagataatccgttcacccacaccgcgtctcacaaataCACGGCGAATGGGACCAAATATCTCAAATTTGAACAGatttccatcggtctaatgtctattgctcgtgtttcttggcccaagcaagtctcttcttattatt
Encoded here:
- the LOC115134507 gene encoding calcitonin gene-related peptide-like isoform X3, which codes for MVMLKISAFLVAYALVICQMYSSQAAPSRPGIESMTDRVTLTDYEARRLLNAIVKEFVQMTAEELEQQENEGNEGNSVTAQKRACNTATCVTHRLADFLSRSGGMGNSNFVPTNVGSKAFGRRRRNTQM
- the LOC115134507 gene encoding calcitonin-1-like isoform X1 is translated as MVMLKISAFLVAYALVICQMYSSQAAPSRPGIESMTDRVTLTDYEARRLLNAIVKEFVQMTAEELEQQENEGNEGNSMERPITKRCSNLSTCVLGKLSQDLHKLQTFPRTDVGAGTPGKKRSAPESERYASYGKTFDSI
- the LOC115134507 gene encoding calcitonin gene-related peptide-like isoform X2, which codes for MVMLKISAFLVAYALVICQMYSSQAAPSRPGIESMTDRVTLTDYEARRLLNAIVKEFVQMTAEELEQQENEGNEGNSSVTAQKRACNTATCVTHRLADFLSRSGGMGNSNFVPTNVGSKAFGRRRRNTQM